One Azospirillum brasilense DNA window includes the following coding sequences:
- a CDS encoding CaiB/BaiF CoA transferase family protein codes for MPGPLSHVRVLELSRVLAGPWAAQTLADLGADVIKVERPGAGDDTRAWGPPWAGEESAYFLSTNRGKRSITIDFERPEGQELVRKLAAQADVVIENFKVGGLVKYGLDYDSLKAINPALVYCSITGFGQDGPYAKRAGYDFMIQGMGGLMSITGQPDAEAGGGPVKVGVAVTDVFTGLYATIGVLGALSHRDRTGEGQWVNLALLDVQVAVLANQAMNYLVGGKAPQRLGNAHPNIVPYQAFATLDGHIILAVGNDGQFAKFCQVAGRPELAQDPRYATNPARVANRKELVPILELLLEQRTSRDWLSALEAVGVPCGPINNVSQVFADPHVRARHIHQDLPHPTAGTVPTVASPIRYSATPIEHTVAPPTLGQHTDAVLEEALGLCAADIAALREKGVV; via the coding sequence ATGCCCGGCCCGCTTTCCCATGTCCGTGTCCTGGAACTCTCCCGCGTGCTCGCCGGGCCGTGGGCGGCGCAGACGCTGGCCGATCTCGGCGCCGACGTCATCAAGGTCGAACGGCCCGGCGCCGGGGACGACACCCGCGCCTGGGGTCCCCCCTGGGCCGGGGAGGAGTCGGCTTATTTCCTCTCCACCAACCGCGGCAAGCGGTCGATCACCATCGACTTCGAACGCCCGGAAGGGCAGGAACTCGTCCGCAAGCTGGCCGCCCAGGCCGATGTCGTGATCGAGAACTTCAAGGTCGGCGGGCTGGTCAAGTACGGGCTGGACTATGACAGCCTGAAGGCGATCAATCCGGCCCTCGTCTACTGCTCGATCACCGGCTTCGGTCAGGACGGCCCCTACGCCAAGCGCGCCGGCTACGACTTCATGATCCAGGGCATGGGCGGGCTGATGAGCATCACCGGCCAGCCCGATGCCGAGGCGGGCGGCGGTCCGGTCAAGGTCGGCGTCGCGGTCACCGACGTCTTCACCGGCCTCTACGCCACCATCGGTGTGCTCGGCGCGCTGTCCCACCGCGACCGGACGGGGGAGGGGCAGTGGGTGAACCTCGCCCTGCTCGACGTGCAGGTGGCGGTGCTGGCGAACCAGGCCATGAACTATCTGGTCGGCGGCAAGGCGCCGCAGCGGCTGGGCAACGCGCACCCGAACATCGTGCCCTATCAGGCCTTCGCCACGCTGGACGGCCACATCATCCTGGCGGTCGGCAACGACGGGCAGTTCGCCAAGTTCTGTCAGGTCGCCGGGCGTCCGGAACTGGCGCAGGACCCGCGCTACGCCACCAACCCGGCCCGCGTCGCCAACCGCAAGGAGCTGGTGCCGATCCTGGAACTTCTGCTGGAGCAGCGGACCAGCCGCGACTGGCTGTCGGCGCTGGAGGCGGTGGGCGTGCCCTGTGGGCCGATCAACAACGTGTCGCAGGTCTTCGCCGACCCCCACGTCCGGGCCCGCCACATTCACCAGGACCTGCCGCACCCCACCGCCGGGACCGTGCCGACGGTGGCGAGCCCGATCCGCTACTCCGCGACCCCCATCGAGCACACGGTGGCCCCGCCGACGCTCGGCCAGCACACCGACGCCGTGCTGGAGGAGGCGCTGGGCCTATGCGCGGCGGACATCGCGGCCCTGCGGGAGAAGGGCGTGGTCTGA
- a CDS encoding acyl-CoA dehydrogenase yields the protein MAAKTGAASAKLASFAWEDPLLLDEQLTEDERMIRDAARSYCQDKLLPRVTEANRHEIFHREIMNEMGELGFLGSTIDGYGCAGVNYVSYGLVAREVERVDSGYRSAMSVQSSLVMHPIYAYGSDAQREKYLPKLATGEWIGCFGLTEPDAGSDPAGMKTRAKKVADGYIVSGAKMWITNSPVADVFVVWAKNDEGKINGFVLEKGMKGLSAPKIEGKFSLRASATGEIVMDEVFVPEENRLPNIEGIVGPFGCLNRARYGIAWGAMGAAEFCFHAARQYQIDRKQFGRPLAANQIPQLKFANMQTEIALGLQAALQVGRLLDEGKAAPEMISLIKRNNCGKALEIARVARDMHGGNGIADEFHVIRHVMNLEAVNTYEGTHDIHALILGRAITGIQAFA from the coding sequence ATGGCCGCCAAGACCGGAGCCGCCTCCGCCAAGCTCGCTTCCTTCGCCTGGGAAGACCCGCTGCTTCTCGACGAGCAGTTGACCGAGGACGAGCGGATGATCCGCGACGCCGCGCGCAGCTATTGCCAGGACAAGCTGCTGCCGCGAGTGACCGAGGCCAACCGGCACGAGATCTTCCACCGCGAGATCATGAACGAGATGGGCGAGCTGGGCTTCCTCGGCTCGACGATCGACGGCTACGGCTGCGCCGGGGTCAATTACGTCTCCTACGGTCTGGTCGCCCGCGAGGTCGAGCGGGTGGACAGCGGCTACCGCTCCGCCATGTCGGTGCAGTCCTCGCTGGTCATGCACCCGATCTACGCCTACGGTAGCGATGCCCAGCGCGAGAAATACCTGCCCAAGCTCGCCACCGGCGAGTGGATCGGCTGCTTCGGCCTGACCGAGCCGGACGCCGGCTCCGACCCCGCGGGCATGAAGACCCGCGCGAAGAAGGTCGCGGACGGCTACATCGTCAGCGGCGCGAAGATGTGGATCACCAACTCGCCGGTCGCCGACGTCTTCGTCGTCTGGGCGAAGAACGACGAGGGCAAGATCAACGGTTTCGTGCTCGAAAAGGGCATGAAGGGTCTGTCGGCGCCGAAGATCGAGGGCAAGTTCTCGCTCCGCGCCTCGGCCACCGGCGAGATCGTCATGGACGAGGTCTTCGTGCCGGAGGAGAACCGCCTGCCGAACATCGAGGGCATCGTCGGTCCCTTCGGCTGCCTGAACCGCGCCCGCTACGGCATCGCCTGGGGCGCCATGGGTGCGGCGGAGTTCTGCTTCCACGCCGCCCGCCAGTACCAGATCGACCGCAAGCAGTTCGGCCGCCCGCTGGCCGCGAACCAGATCCCGCAGCTCAAGTTCGCCAACATGCAGACGGAGATCGCGCTCGGCCTCCAGGCCGCGCTGCAGGTCGGCCGCCTGCTCGACGAGGGCAAGGCGGCGCCGGAGATGATCTCGCTCATCAAGCGCAACAACTGCGGCAAGGCTCTGGAAATCGCCCGCGTCGCCCGTGACATGCACGGCGGCAACGGCATCGCCGACGAGTTCCACGTCATCCGCCACGTGATGAACCTGGAGGCGGTGAACACCTATGAGGGCACGCACGACATCCATGCCCTGATCCTGGGCCGCGCCATCACCGGCATCCAGGCCTTCGCGTGA
- a CDS encoding LysR substrate-binding domain-containing protein: protein MDLRHLRHFVAVAEELHFSRAAARLGIGQPPLSQSIQALEAELGARLFERTKRRVELTEPGQLLLGEAREILARAERAAVLTRRAAKGEVGELRVGFTAAAPFLPMVPRIIDAYRRAHPDVHLTLVELPSKQQLTALADRRLDVGFIREPRFVPEPESFRFHDVVREPLLAVMRADHPLAGREVVPLAALRDEPFVFYPADFGTSTHEQVFALCAAAGFRPNVTQDAREAFTIIGLIAAGLGVSILPGQLRQVALEGVVYRPLDTPDAVTTLQLAQRSNESSPLVKKFTGLVERIVPFVPPIPGA from the coding sequence ATGGACCTGCGCCATCTCCGCCATTTCGTCGCCGTCGCCGAAGAGCTTCATTTCAGCCGCGCCGCCGCCCGGCTGGGCATCGGCCAGCCGCCGCTCAGCCAGTCGATCCAAGCACTCGAGGCCGAGCTGGGCGCCCGCCTGTTCGAGCGTACCAAACGCCGGGTCGAGCTGACCGAGCCGGGGCAACTCCTTCTCGGCGAGGCGCGGGAGATCCTGGCGCGGGCGGAGCGCGCAGCCGTGCTGACCCGCCGCGCCGCCAAGGGCGAGGTCGGCGAACTGCGCGTCGGCTTCACCGCGGCGGCCCCCTTCCTGCCGATGGTGCCGCGGATCATCGACGCCTACCGCCGCGCCCACCCCGACGTGCATCTGACACTGGTCGAACTGCCGTCCAAGCAGCAGTTGACGGCGCTGGCCGACCGCCGGCTCGACGTCGGCTTCATCCGGGAGCCGCGCTTCGTCCCTGAGCCCGAGTCCTTCCGCTTCCACGACGTGGTGCGGGAGCCGCTGCTGGCGGTGATGCGCGCCGACCATCCGCTGGCCGGGCGGGAGGTCGTGCCGCTGGCCGCGCTGCGCGACGAGCCCTTCGTCTTCTACCCCGCCGATTTCGGCACCAGCACGCACGAGCAGGTCTTCGCGCTGTGCGCCGCCGCCGGATTCCGCCCCAACGTGACCCAGGACGCGCGGGAAGCCTTCACCATCATCGGGCTGATCGCCGCCGGGCTGGGCGTGTCGATTCTGCCCGGCCAGCTTCGGCAGGTGGCACTGGAAGGTGTGGTGTACCGGCCGCTCGACACGCCGGACGCCGTCACCACCCTGCAACTGGCCCAACGCAGCAACGAAAGTTCGCCCCTGGTGAAAAAATTCACCGGCCTCGTGGAGCGGATCGTTCCTTTTGTTCCGCCCATCCCCGGCGCATGA
- a CDS encoding ABC transporter ATP-binding protein, whose product MDGGMVTTAQALVRFVGVQKTYDGEHLVVKNLDLDIKKGEFVTLLGPSGSGKTTTLMMLAGFEVPTHGEIYLADRPIKNMPPHKRDIGMVFQNYALFPHLTIEENVAFPLTVRKMPRSEVKERVRSALRMIKLENLAHRHPGQLSGGQQQRVALARALVFNPQLVLMDEPLGALDKRLREHMQLEIKQLHETMGITVVYVTHDQSEALTMSDRIAVFNDGIVQQIDKPDALYERPVNSFVANFIGENNVLSGTVENIEQGFCRVALASGGSVVAQAINVAGAGAATALSVRPERISILTDGQAPDGMNALPAHVQDTIYLGDHALAVLKVAGNGEFMVKLPPGAHAGLSHGQSVSIGFRPEDCRALDPV is encoded by the coding sequence ATGGACGGCGGCATGGTCACGACCGCACAGGCACTGGTGCGCTTCGTCGGGGTCCAGAAGACCTATGACGGCGAACACCTCGTGGTGAAGAACCTCGACCTCGACATCAAGAAGGGCGAGTTCGTCACCCTGCTCGGCCCTTCGGGCTCGGGCAAGACGACCACGCTGATGATGCTGGCCGGCTTCGAGGTCCCCACCCACGGCGAGATTTATCTCGCTGACCGGCCGATCAAGAACATGCCGCCGCACAAGCGCGACATCGGCATGGTCTTCCAGAACTACGCGCTGTTCCCCCACCTGACGATCGAGGAGAACGTCGCCTTCCCGCTGACCGTGCGCAAGATGCCGCGGTCCGAGGTGAAGGAGCGGGTGCGCTCGGCGCTGCGCATGATCAAGCTGGAGAACTTGGCGCACCGCCATCCCGGCCAGCTGTCGGGCGGCCAGCAGCAGCGCGTGGCGTTGGCCCGCGCGCTGGTCTTCAACCCGCAGCTCGTCCTCATGGACGAACCGCTGGGCGCGCTGGACAAGCGGCTGCGCGAGCACATGCAGCTCGAGATCAAGCAGCTGCACGAGACGATGGGCATCACCGTCGTCTACGTCACGCACGACCAGAGCGAGGCGCTGACCATGTCGGACCGCATCGCGGTGTTCAACGACGGCATCGTGCAGCAGATCGACAAGCCGGACGCGCTGTACGAACGCCCGGTCAACAGCTTCGTCGCCAACTTCATCGGCGAGAACAACGTGCTGAGCGGCACCGTCGAGAATATCGAACAGGGCTTCTGCCGCGTGGCGCTGGCGTCGGGCGGCTCGGTCGTGGCCCAGGCGATCAACGTCGCCGGTGCCGGAGCTGCCACCGCGCTGTCGGTCCGGCCGGAGCGCATCAGCATCCTGACCGACGGGCAGGCCCCGGACGGCATGAACGCCCTGCCCGCCCATGTCCAGGACACCATCTATCTCGGCGACCACGCGCTGGCCGTGCTGAAGGTCGCCGGCAACGGGGAATTCATGGTCAAGCTGCCGCCGGGCGCCCACGCGGGCCTCAGCCACGGCCAGAGCGTGTCCATCGGCTTCCGCCCCGAGGACTGCCGGGCGCTCGATCCCGTGTGA
- a CDS encoding ABC transporter substrate-binding protein produces the protein MSKLKVAVGFLATFTAGVALATAAQARDLTVVSWGGAYQEAQKKVYFEPFKKAGTPMNDESWDGGIGVLRAKVQGGAATWDVVQVESEELAVGCEEGLFETMEFNRIGGEQAYLPQTVDACGVGAIVYDFVLGYDKDKLKDAPKSWADFFDTTKYPGKRGLRQGAKTTLEIALMADGVAPKDVYKVLGTEEGLERAFKKLDTIKNDIVWWKAGAQPPQLLASGEVAMTSVYNGRIDAANKAEKKNFGMVWNGALYTIDSWVILKGSPNKEAAYKFLDFVGKAENQAKLSENIAYGTSNKDAPSKLAPAVLKDLPTAPDNMKNAVEISVPFWLENIDRLTERFNKWAAK, from the coding sequence ATGTCGAAGCTTAAGGTGGCAGTTGGGTTCCTTGCGACGTTCACCGCAGGTGTGGCGCTGGCCACCGCCGCGCAGGCCCGCGACCTGACGGTCGTGTCCTGGGGCGGCGCCTATCAGGAAGCCCAGAAGAAGGTCTATTTCGAGCCGTTCAAGAAGGCCGGCACCCCGATGAACGACGAGTCCTGGGACGGCGGCATCGGCGTGCTGCGCGCCAAGGTCCAGGGCGGTGCGGCGACCTGGGACGTCGTCCAGGTGGAGAGCGAGGAACTGGCCGTCGGTTGCGAAGAGGGCCTGTTCGAGACGATGGAGTTCAACCGGATCGGCGGCGAGCAGGCCTATTTGCCGCAGACCGTCGATGCCTGCGGCGTCGGCGCGATCGTGTACGACTTCGTGCTCGGCTACGACAAGGACAAGCTGAAGGACGCGCCGAAGAGCTGGGCCGACTTCTTCGACACCACCAAGTATCCGGGCAAGCGCGGCCTGCGCCAGGGCGCCAAGACCACGCTGGAAATCGCCCTGATGGCCGACGGCGTCGCGCCGAAGGACGTCTACAAGGTTCTGGGCACCGAAGAGGGCCTGGAGCGCGCCTTCAAGAAGCTGGACACCATCAAGAACGACATCGTCTGGTGGAAGGCCGGCGCGCAGCCGCCGCAGTTGCTGGCCTCGGGCGAGGTGGCGATGACGTCCGTCTACAACGGCCGCATCGACGCCGCAAACAAGGCCGAGAAGAAGAACTTCGGCATGGTCTGGAACGGCGCGCTCTACACCATCGACAGCTGGGTGATCCTGAAGGGCAGCCCGAACAAGGAAGCCGCCTACAAGTTCCTCGACTTCGTCGGCAAGGCGGAGAACCAGGCCAAGCTGTCCGAGAACATCGCCTACGGCACCTCCAACAAGGACGCCCCGTCCAAGCTGGCGCCCGCCGTCCTGAAGGACCTGCCGACCGCTCCGGACAACATGAAGAACGCGGTCGAGATCAGCGTCCCCTTCTGGCTGGAGAACATCGACCGCCTGACCGAGCGCTTCAACAAGTGGGCGGCGAAGTAA
- a CDS encoding ABC transporter permease — protein MTAAFVAGADASSEVPLKRRLKRAERTRRLKALALILPLLLFLLFTFLGPIAGMLWRSVDDWEVRQVMPHTVAALADWDGKDVPGEPAFAALAGDIRTARDAGTVAIASKRLNYALNGFRTIMSGTARNLKTLPEPGTAKDTLIGINPAWGERATWAAIKGASGPLTSFYLLGALDLTRNLDGAIVAAPEEQAIYRDVFGRTFTISLGVTVLCLILGFPVAYMLATLPTGQSNVLMIFVLLPFWTSLLVRTCAWIVVLQSEGIVNDSLRWIGLIDEPLRLIYNRFGVYVAMTHVLLPFMILPLYSSMRSISPAYMRAAASLGASPVTAFLRIYLPQTVPGIGAGSLLVFILAIGYYITPALVGGAADQMISYFIAFYTTETVNWGLASALGAVLLLATLLLAVVYGKLVHGQQVTGGMKN, from the coding sequence ATGACAGCCGCGTTCGTCGCCGGCGCCGATGCGTCGTCCGAGGTGCCTCTCAAGCGCCGTCTGAAACGGGCGGAGCGGACGCGCCGGCTCAAGGCCCTGGCGCTGATCCTGCCGCTCCTCCTCTTCCTGCTCTTCACCTTCCTCGGTCCCATCGCCGGCATGCTCTGGCGGTCGGTCGACGACTGGGAGGTGCGTCAGGTCATGCCCCACACCGTCGCGGCCCTGGCCGACTGGGACGGCAAGGACGTTCCGGGCGAGCCGGCCTTCGCCGCGCTGGCGGGCGACATCCGCACGGCGCGCGACGCCGGCACCGTCGCCATCGCGTCCAAGCGGCTGAACTACGCGCTGAACGGCTTCCGCACCATCATGTCGGGCACCGCGCGCAACCTGAAGACCCTGCCGGAGCCGGGCACCGCCAAGGACACGCTGATCGGCATCAACCCGGCCTGGGGCGAACGCGCCACCTGGGCGGCGATCAAGGGCGCCAGCGGGCCGCTCACCAGCTTCTACCTGCTGGGCGCGCTGGACCTGACGCGCAACCTGGACGGCGCCATCGTCGCCGCCCCCGAGGAGCAGGCGATCTACCGCGACGTCTTCGGGCGCACCTTCACCATCAGCTTGGGCGTGACGGTCCTCTGCCTGATCCTGGGCTTCCCGGTCGCCTACATGCTGGCGACGCTGCCCACGGGCCAGTCGAACGTCCTGATGATCTTCGTGCTGCTGCCCTTCTGGACCTCGCTTCTGGTGCGCACCTGCGCCTGGATCGTCGTGTTGCAGAGCGAGGGCATCGTCAACGACAGCCTGCGCTGGATCGGCCTGATCGACGAGCCGCTGCGGCTGATCTACAACCGCTTCGGCGTCTACGTGGCGATGACGCACGTCCTGCTGCCCTTCATGATCCTGCCGCTCTACAGCAGCATGCGGTCGATCTCCCCGGCCTACATGCGGGCCGCGGCGTCGCTGGGCGCCTCGCCGGTTACCGCCTTCCTGCGCATCTACCTGCCGCAGACCGTGCCCGGCATCGGGGCGGGCAGCCTGCTCGTCTTCATCCTGGCCATCGGCTACTACATCACGCCGGCCCTGGTGGGCGGCGCCGCCGACCAGATGATCAGCTACTTCATCGCCTTCTACACGACGGAAACCGTCAACTGGGGTCTGGCCTCGGCGCTGGGTGCCGTGCTTCTGCTGGCCACGCTGCTGCTGGCCGTCGTCTACGGAAAGCTGGTCCACGGCCAGCAGGTCACGGGAGGGATGAAGAATTGA
- a CDS encoding ABC transporter permease encodes MSDNHAPRTASQRVAWITTVVVASLVLVFLMAPILAIMPLSFSSGSYLTYPLPGFSLRWYEDFLNSPRWVSSLKNSVIIGVASTILSMVLGTLASLGLAQWKSKFKPLVLAIVLSPVVVPGVITAVGLYFFFAPLGLTGSYAGLILAHTALSTPFVVITVSATLQSFDMNLARAAASLGASPIYAFRRVILPLILPGLASGALFAFATSFDEVVVVLFMAGPEQRTLPREMFSGIRENISPTITAAAVILTTISVILLATLEALRRRNERLKGNLR; translated from the coding sequence TTGAGCGACAACCACGCCCCCCGCACCGCCAGCCAGCGCGTCGCCTGGATCACCACCGTGGTCGTCGCCTCGCTGGTGCTGGTCTTCCTGATGGCGCCGATCCTCGCGATCATGCCGCTGTCCTTCAGCTCCGGCTCCTACCTGACCTACCCGCTGCCCGGCTTCTCGCTGCGCTGGTACGAGGATTTCCTGAACTCCCCGCGCTGGGTGTCGTCGCTGAAGAACAGCGTCATCATCGGGGTGGCCTCGACCATCCTGTCGATGGTGCTGGGCACGCTCGCCTCGCTCGGCCTCGCCCAGTGGAAGAGCAAGTTCAAGCCGCTGGTGCTGGCCATCGTGCTGTCGCCGGTGGTGGTGCCAGGCGTCATCACCGCGGTCGGCCTGTACTTCTTCTTCGCGCCGCTGGGCCTGACCGGCAGCTACGCCGGCCTGATCCTGGCGCATACCGCGCTGTCCACGCCCTTCGTGGTCATCACGGTCAGCGCGACGCTGCAGAGCTTCGACATGAATCTGGCGCGGGCCGCGGCCTCGCTCGGCGCCTCGCCGATCTACGCCTTCCGCCGGGTGATCCTGCCGCTGATCCTGCCGGGTCTGGCCTCGGGCGCCCTGTTCGCCTTCGCCACCAGCTTCGACGAGGTGGTGGTGGTGCTGTTCATGGCGGGTCCGGAGCAGCGCACCCTGCCGCGCGAGATGTTCAGCGGCATCCGCGAGAACATCAGCCCGACCATCACGGCGGCGGCGGTGATCCTGACGACCATCTCGGTCATCCTGCTCGCCACGCTGGAGGCACTGCGCCGCCGCAACGAGCGGCTCAAGGGCAACCTGCGCTGA
- a CDS encoding cupin domain-containing protein translates to MDVDAVDFNVGARLKQVREAHALSQRQLAQRAGVTNGTISLIEQNRCSPSVSSLRKVLQGIPMTLAEFFSSDDLPPREQIFFKGGDLVELTGLVKSRVGSISFRQVGDLRGRNLQVLHEKYAPGADTGGRTMLQHESEEGGIVIKGRIELTVGDRKEILGPGDAYLFDSRIPHRFRNLGDEECEIISACTPPYL, encoded by the coding sequence ATGGATGTGGACGCTGTCGATTTCAACGTGGGCGCGCGCCTGAAGCAGGTTCGCGAAGCGCACGCCCTGTCCCAGCGCCAGTTGGCGCAACGGGCGGGCGTGACCAACGGCACCATCTCGCTCATCGAACAGAATCGGTGCAGCCCGTCCGTCTCCTCGCTGCGCAAGGTGCTCCAGGGCATTCCGATGACCCTGGCGGAGTTCTTCTCCTCCGACGACCTGCCGCCGCGCGAGCAGATCTTCTTCAAGGGCGGCGATCTGGTCGAGCTGACCGGGCTGGTGAAGAGCCGGGTCGGCTCCATCTCCTTCCGGCAGGTGGGCGACCTGCGCGGCCGCAACCTCCAGGTGCTGCATGAGAAATACGCCCCCGGCGCCGACACCGGTGGCCGCACCATGCTCCAGCACGAATCGGAGGAGGGCGGCATCGTCATCAAGGGCCGGATCGAGCTGACGGTCGGCGACCGCAAGGAAATCCTCGGCCCCGGCGACGCCTATCTGTTCGACAGCCGCATCCCGCACCGCTTCCGCAACCTCGGCGACGAGGAATGCGAAATCATCAGCGCCTGCACCCCGCCGTACCTGTAA
- the gabD gene encoding NADP-dependent succinate-semialdehyde dehydrogenase → MLSLNDQSLLRTQAYVNGAWRDAFSGKTFAVTNPATGEELAQVADVGAEETRQAINAADAALPAWRAKTAKERAAILRRWFELIMAAQEDLAVLMTLEQGKPLAEARGEVAYGASFIEWFAEEGKRVYGDVIPSFAGNKRIVVLKEPIGVVAAITPWNFPNAMITRKVGPALAAGCTIVVKPAEDTPLSALALAELAERAGVPAGVFNIVTGSDPVAIGGELTASPIVRKLSFTGSTEVGKILMRQSADTVKKVSLELGGNAPFIVFDDADLDEAVKGALASKYRNSGQTCVCANRLLVQAGVYDAFAAKLAEAVKQIRVGNGMEAGVTQGPMINGQAVEKVEELMGDALAKGAKVALGGKRHAMGGTFFEPTILTGVTTDMRVAREEIFGPVAPLFKFETEADAIRMANDTEFGLAAYFYSRDIGRVWRVAEQLEYGMVGINEGILSTEVAPFGGIKQSGIGREGSKYGVEDFLEIKYLCVGLGA, encoded by the coding sequence ATGCTGTCGCTGAACGACCAGAGCCTTCTTCGGACACAAGCCTATGTGAACGGCGCGTGGCGCGACGCCTTCTCCGGCAAGACCTTCGCGGTGACCAACCCGGCGACGGGCGAGGAACTGGCCCAGGTCGCCGACGTCGGCGCGGAAGAGACGCGGCAGGCCATCAACGCCGCCGACGCCGCCCTGCCCGCTTGGCGCGCCAAGACCGCGAAGGAGCGCGCGGCCATCCTGCGCCGCTGGTTCGAGCTGATCATGGCGGCGCAGGAGGATCTGGCCGTCCTGATGACCTTGGAGCAGGGCAAGCCGCTGGCCGAGGCCCGTGGCGAGGTCGCCTACGGCGCCAGCTTCATCGAGTGGTTCGCCGAGGAGGGCAAGCGGGTCTACGGCGACGTGATCCCCAGCTTCGCCGGCAACAAGCGCATCGTCGTCCTGAAGGAGCCGATCGGCGTCGTCGCGGCGATCACCCCGTGGAACTTCCCCAACGCGATGATCACCCGCAAGGTCGGCCCGGCGCTGGCCGCCGGCTGCACCATCGTGGTCAAGCCGGCGGAGGACACCCCGCTGTCCGCCCTGGCGCTGGCCGAACTGGCCGAGCGCGCGGGCGTTCCGGCCGGGGTGTTTAACATCGTCACCGGGTCCGACCCGGTCGCCATCGGCGGCGAGCTGACCGCCAGCCCGATCGTGCGCAAGCTGTCCTTCACCGGCTCGACCGAGGTCGGTAAAATCCTGATGCGCCAGTCCGCCGACACGGTGAAGAAGGTCTCGCTGGAGCTGGGCGGCAACGCGCCCTTCATCGTGTTCGACGACGCCGACCTGGACGAGGCGGTCAAGGGTGCCTTGGCGTCCAAGTACCGCAACTCCGGCCAGACCTGCGTCTGCGCGAACCGCCTGCTGGTCCAGGCCGGCGTCTACGACGCCTTCGCCGCCAAGCTGGCTGAGGCGGTGAAGCAGATCCGCGTCGGCAACGGCATGGAGGCCGGGGTCACCCAGGGCCCGATGATCAACGGCCAGGCCGTCGAGAAGGTCGAGGAGCTGATGGGCGACGCGCTGGCCAAGGGCGCCAAGGTCGCGCTCGGCGGCAAGCGGCACGCGATGGGCGGCACCTTCTTCGAGCCGACGATCCTGACCGGCGTCACCACCGACATGCGCGTGGCCCGCGAGGAAATCTTCGGCCCGGTGGCCCCGCTGTTCAAGTTCGAGACGGAGGCCGACGCCATCCGCATGGCGAACGACACCGAGTTCGGTTTGGCCGCCTATTTCTACAGCCGGGACATCGGCCGGGTGTGGCGCGTGGCCGAGCAGCTCGAATACGGGATGGTCGGCATCAACGAAGGCATCCTGTCGACCGAGGTCGCGCCGTTCGGCGGCATCAAGCAGTCGGGCATCGGGCGGGAAGGCTCCAAGTACGGTGTGGAGGACTTCCTGGAGATCAAGTACCTGTGCGTCGGCCTGGGCGCCTGA